In Erigeron canadensis isolate Cc75 chromosome 8, C_canadensis_v1, whole genome shotgun sequence, the DNA window CTGAAGTTGTGGAATTCATATGAAGTTTTCAAGTCAAATGTAGTAATCATTTTTAATCTAACTAATTAgactttatatttaatttattgtagaaattgtatgtgtgtgtgtgtatatatatatactgtcaATATTAAATGATCAAGTACTGTAGCACATTATGCTAATTGTGCTAAGTTAGATCACATTGTACACCGAAGCTGTGGAATTACgataaagtttgacttttgaagtcaaAATTGCTAATTAAGGTTTAGGGGGGTGTTTGGATTAGCTTATATTCTGGGTTTATTTGATCTGGAAAAAAAGGAACCTTGTATCTATTGTATATTATTCTCCAAATAGCAGACGAGAATCTGAATATAATGCTGCTTACTGGAAATGATAGCTTAATATGAAAGTGCTGGCCATGAAGGGCAAATCGGTGGTCCGTGGAgtcatgtattttttatttagttttctgCTTGCTTACTTCAAGATTTGTATTGAACATCAGGTTTGAGTTTTATGCAGATGGAGGAACTTGTTGGCCAAAGCTTTAAATCCTATCGAGATTGTAACTTTTGACTACCCATGTGAGTTTTGTTTAACGATTAAGTGAGTATAAGGAATTTTCGAGTTCTTATGTTCTTTGCAGTGTGACTGTGTGAGGTTAGCACATAAACTAATTGTGGCTTTTGGCAGATATTAATGGTAAAAGAAAAGCTGCACCAAAGCCTGAAAAACTGGTTGGGTTTCATACGGATGTTGTAAAAGAGGCTGCTGCCAAGTACCCTGAACATCCTTTAATTTTAGTTGGAAAATCCATGGGTTCAAGGTAATGATATATCTGTTAATATTCTTGCAGGGGGGTTCTGTAAAACTGTCTTTAGGCATATATAGTTGCAGTTAATAGTGTATTTTTAAAGAAGCCATTCTCTGATTCCGTGCAGAATCAGTTGTATGGTAGCTGCCGAGATCGATATTTTGGTTTCAGCTATAGTTTGCCTGGGATACCCACTAAAGGTTTTTCTACTTAAGTTATCTTTCCATTGATTATTTTGTCTATATATACGTTTTAATGAGTTAGaatatataatttactttatattCTTGGTCTTTATAGTCCTCGATGAGAAACATGCCCTATATCAAACTTAATGTTGCAGGCTACGAATGGAGTCATTAGAGACGAGACCCTCTTGCAACTCACGGTTCCTATCATGTTTGTACAGGTAAAACAACAAACTTTTATGAAACAATAGCATATGCAAACACTGCTTCTTGTGCACTATCGTGGGTTAAATTTTATCTTCCTTTTATGTGTGTTTACATTGCTGACATATGGGCCTCTTTTTAAATGAAGTCTTCTCTTTTCTCATTCACAACGAAACCAACTATTTTAATGTTGGTGTTACTTTGCATAAATCGTTGCTTTTTATCTTTGTTTGACATAGGGTGGTAATGATGGTTTTTGTCCACTGGCATCGCTGGAAGCCgttagaaaaaaattaaaagctgTAAATGCTTTGCATGTTATCGAAAATGGTGATCACTCATTTCAAATCGCTAAGAAGAATCTTGAGTTAGCTGGCATGACTCGTGAAGAAGCCGAAGAACGTGCTGTTGAAGCTGTTGCAATGTTTGTTTCACAAATCAGAGGGGAAAAGGTGAACAAAGGTTCTATAAGTAAGTTTGTATGAGTGATAATTTTTTCGTATATACTATCCTATATCATATTATCAGCATAATTGTAATATCTGGTGAAATATTAAATTTCTCTGTCTTGCTTCTTAAATTTAGTCTTGCTTGAATTGTAATCCCTGACATTGATTAGCTCATTTGAACTGTTTTTGAGGAATATCGGTGGGGGATGGGTTACCTAGTTGAGAAACAGGTCATTTGTTAGAAATTGCACACAAAACAAACATAATTCTAGCATACTAGTTTCAATAAAATTCTACAACCACAAGTTTTGCTCATTGAACATACACGAAcgtgcacacacacacacacacacacacacatatccgCACCTTCTTTACAGAACCCTATATATATTCATCGATAGAACGGTCCCTTTAGGTACGTCTCTATCTTTACATTTACAGTCACTTCCCTTCCTTCTCgagtttttgtttcttttattgtGATCACCAATTCATGGTATGCAGTTGCTCATGcccaattttttctttttttccacGGTTACACCTCCAAAACCATGGATAAATTGTTTTGGGCCAGGGTTCGGCCAGTGCCCATTGTTGTGTTGATCATAGTAGTGCATCTGGTCAGCCACTTTCTTAcatttctttcattttattggCAAAAGAATGTTCGTTTTCATTACGCTGGCAGCGGGCACTGGTGTTACATTTGTTTTGGAATTGACAGGGGAATTATTATGGTTATAGGTGTGGTCAACTGGTTTTTGGTAGCCACAGGCATTACATATATTCTGGGCATTTGTTGGGACATTTTTATGTTGAGTGGTGTGTTCAACTGATCTTTGACATTGGATTGAAGCCATTGTAGATTAGTTTATATCATGTGTATATAGCAATTTCTGCAATGGGAATTGGATTCCCATATTGCAAATTTGGAATTGGATTCTCATTTTCATTCATCTTTCTCCATGACttcgttttttgttttcttttttgtaagTGCCTTCTTTCTAGCTTAGGAGTGTGACATTACATCTTCTATAAGTATAAAGTTTAATGTGCAGTGGTAGTTAAAATATGCATTAGGACTTTTAACAATCCTCTAGTTTGTTGGGTGGAATGTTACCTTGTCAAAAGACTTCTGTTATAACTAGGAAAGTTATACCTAAGAAAGACGGGTGCATGCCAGAAGTCGTTTCTATATACGATTTTATTCTAAGCGAGTCAGCTAAAGAGAGACGGAAATATGGGCGAACAAAAACATGATTGATTTAGCTTTTAGACAGAGTGACTTGGTAATATTAAACTATTAGACCTTACAGACATAATAGCATGAATACGAATGCGAATTATATTTTTAGCATAAGAATAACATCTATCGAGTTCATACTTTTATCACTTGATGAGGCTAGAGTTTTAAGAGTCAAATCTGGAGCAAGTTGTTGATAGTTTATCCTGATATACGTGTGAACTATAGGTCATGCTTTAACAATATAAGAAATGGTACGAGTATTTGATGTAAGGTTACCCATGTGTGTTTCATTGAGAATTCCACCATGTATGTGATATGGTAAAAACTTTTAACAATACTGATTATGAAGGAAACGAAGTACGAAGCAGTATATTACTTGACTTAATCAAGTAGCGTGCAAAGTCAAGCTGGAGATGCTCAGAGCATTGTACGTTATTGGGAAGTCTAAAGTTTGATGCTTTCAACATGTAATATTGATGCTATTGGGAAATATTAGATTCTTTCGCTGGGTCAATGGAATGAAGATGTAGTTTTGCTAAAAGCTCTTGCAAAAAGCATGGGGTAAAGGTGGTGTACTAGAGATGCTAATAATCAGTTAGAAGATAAAGAAGACTGAGCTTGAAGATACACGAGTTGTgcataattgtaactttatttTAGACTTTAATGATTACACAGTGGCGAATTGATGGCGGTTTAGACTATTGGGAGGCCTTTACATGTAAAAATTGGTCAATGAGATACACTAAGTCAGATAGGACATGCAAATATACTAGGGGTAGGATCACTAATTTTATATGTTGCTAAAATAATGACTACAACTATCTAACATTATAAATTCATTTAGTTACAGAAAATAGCAGGTGCGCTGCTTCAAGAATGGCCAAGGGCATTCTACCACAATGTGTTTCAAGGATGGATGACCATGTTGGACTTCACGATGCTGGTGTTGAACAAGTCAAGGATATTGGTAAGCAGGCATGTAATCTCATGAAGTATTGCATGATTAGAAATAAAGATCAATTTGCAAAACAACCAACTCGCCATGCGAGGATGAGGAAATCAGAACGGATACTAATAAACAAGCTTAAGAATCCTGTTTATGACAAGGATGGACGAGGATCAACAATTGACAAGCCACTAAACATAGATTAGACTTTGCATATTTGGGTAATAGCCACGTGTTATAGTAATTGGGATAGCCATTAGCCAGTTTAAGTATATTATCGaaatattgtaattgtaatgtaattatttttgtgttttcatGAATGAAATCTTGGAAcgtgtttcatatatatataggggagcaATCAAATAAggacagttttaaaataagaacggtgagaacacttaaaaaacatcattttgatgcattaaaaatccataaaactaacatagtgtttaactaattatcattatttaagtgtttaacaacacattgatccgtcaaaagtgaaaaaatcacattttttgttggatgcatcattttgatgaatatgcatccaagatggatgcacaaaacaaaaaacgtgattttctcgattttgacagatcaatgtgttgttaaacacttaaataatgataattagttaagcactatgttagttttatggacttttaatgcatcaaaatgatgttttttaagtattctcaccgttcttattttaagactgttctcattGGAAtgttaccttatatatatatatatatatatatatgcaacctGGGAATGGTTTCATGCTCAGTAAGAGAACCCTAATCGGAAAGAACTGGTACCGGTTATATCTAACTTTCGACATACACACATGAGAACGTGTTTGAATGAAATCTGGCGTTGataacaaaaaacaatgttaaGAGTATCAACACAAGATATTTCGTTTGTAGAGAGGTGTCTGGAAATGAGAAAATCAAGAAAGAAGTATTAGAAGATTACAGCATAAACTTGCATCAAATAAAACACTATAATctgttataaacttataatagaAAACAATGATCCTAATATCCAaagtaaaataacaaaatagcAACTATTGAAACAGACCTGTAAAGCTGTTTTGAGCATTGAGGAAGAGCATCACCAAAAGTTCTTTTATGTAACATCTACTTCGAAAGAAATTTCTCATATTTGCTAACACTGATGGTCTACAACCAAAGACACCAGTGGCAATGTCAACACCAGCTGAGCATGAGACATTCATTAGCTAGAAGTTCATGCAAACCGGCGTATGCATAACCTGCAAAAACAACCCGTTCAAGCAGCTCATATCAATCACACAAACCCACATCTTGGAGAAAACCCCAGATCTAGTCATTTAATCAGCAGTGTAAATATGAGTCCAGCTAAAATGTGCACAGCTGTATGAAATCAGAGACTCGGTAGTTGATACAAATTTCATGGATGCCATATTTATAACGATCCAATAATCACCCTCGCATGCAGATTTTGGGCAAGTGATTGCAATACTTCAGTCGCAAGAGGCAGATCGCAATAAAAATAACAACTCTACAGGTAATAATGATTATAAAGGAACGACAGTAGGAAGAAACACAGGGTTTAAGCTGGTAGATCAATGCGACTTTGTAATTCCCAACAGTTTTCAACTATCATTTAATTAGATTTGGAATTCTTggggaaaaatatataaaatattctaTGTCAAATCTGTAAGGTGTGTATGTAGTAAAGAATGCCAAATAGGGTCGAAAGGATAGTGGACGATTTTGAAGAGCTAAATGCATGCATCATTCCACGGatgtaaataaacaaataaaaaaagtaaccaCTCTGACCAATTCATGTAAGCTGGTGAAAATACCAACAAAAAGCATTAAAGTTCATTTCCAGAAAACTTAGATTACTCTACAAATACTGATATGATATcaataacataattttttttgaatatcGGAGTTGAGAGAAAGCCATAATAAGCAATCTCAATATGTagaaatattttatgaaaaataaggTAGTTGCAGCAAAGAGCAAGTTGTAAACCCATAAACCGTCTAATTACAGTGATACAGTCATTTCTCTATGCACTTTCCCTGGCTTTGTGCATGTTTGGATAAGATTTGAAAGAACCGTCGTGCCTATATTTGTTtaacttaattatttttgtGTGGCATCCATTTCACATTTTATGCTTCAAGAAGAGATGATTATGGCTACCAAAAATGAGAATTAATATTGGGTGCAAACACACCTGGTCTGCAAGAAAGTATGTGCACTTGTAACACACTGCATTTGTCTGTCATTAGGAGCTCAGTGGCTCCAATAACAGAACATTCAGAATCTTGCACAAGACTCCTGCACCAGAAAAAGATGGGAATGCCAATAAAGACTCACATCAGGTGGAACCAACTGCACTACAATGCTACATGGAAAAATGGAAGTCAAGATAAGTATGCAGTGGTAGTAACAGGATATATGTCATTTGTTACCATAGGTTGTAACTGTAAGTATTTTACTTGTAACCCGGTGAGTATATACTGAAGTTCATTTTCATTTCTGGAAGAACAAAATTCATCACAAAAATTCCAACTAATTGTTAACTGACAACTGTCTTAATTAAGATGCCAATTGATAATGTCTTCTAACCTATGTAGGTAAGTGCCTATTTGTTATGAAAATTATGGTCTGCCTAAAATGTAGGCCTAAAAAGGAATGAAGAAACATGGCAGAATCAAAGGTAAAGATGACAAGAAAGAAAAGACATGTGCGAGGAAATAGAGACATTCAAGTTAACGTTACCAATAACAATCTGATGTGATAATAACTGATCATAGATTTCCAACTGAAATGTGATAATCAGCAGCCTGCGCGGTCCCTGATCCTTGTTCAGCCCACAAAACCTGAGGTATTCTGACACATTTCCGGGActacaaaataatcaaaatatatgatAAGAAACAGATACAGCCATATTAACAACCAACCTCTAATTGTACCGAAATAGGAAATAAACTTTCTTGATACAATAACTAACCCCCATCAGTAACAAGTATGTGTGGCCGATAACTAAACATTATGATACATACCGTGTATCCCAATGAGTAGGGAGGTCATTCAaaatcaggaaaaaaaaaatcctagaaacacataaaagaaaagaaagattgTAACAATAAACCATATTAAAAAGCAACCAACCAGGATCTTCAAGCATCACCAATTCATTGGTTTTATATCTTATAAAGTCCCTAATTCCTAAAACCTGCAATTCCCTAATTCTTGTCATAATTATATGACTgaaaaataatcataaataaaatatacggAGAACAAATTCACGAAGATTAAGagcttgaaaaaaaattaatagaatTTAAGAAAAGAAACCTTCAACAAAATAGTACCTATAACAATAGATGGATAGCCAGGAAACAAAAAATGAttagaatataagaaaagaAACCTTCAACTAAATATTACCTATAACAATAGATGGATGATTATAACCAGTTAGAGATTTCTAACTAAAAATGTGATAATCAAAAGCCTATGCCGTCCTAACTCCTTGATCAATTTACAAAATGCAGAGTATTCTAACAGAACTTCGGGGTtggaaaataatcaaaatatatgaaACAGATATACAATTAACCAAAATTTTTAAGAAACAATGTACCATCAACGGTGGTCTTACAGTTTAATAAATTGTCACTAACGAAAAGCTACCAAGGCCTTTTGATCTTGGAACAAacaaaaatacccatgagtagaACAAAACAGAGCAACTATAAATAAATCTTACTCTATACTATGATATGAAAATCTGTTGAGTAAACTACAAAATGAAAAGGTAAATAATTGACCAACAACTACATCTTACTCCACCCTGGCCCCCCGTGAAAGGAACATACATGGGCCAGCCCGTCATGATAAGACATTAATATGACCATCACAGCATGACGACAACACATGGAATTAAGCCATACTAACGACAAATTAAACCAAGAAATTTAGGTCTTGAAACATCATCAATTGTTGATTGTCTTGCTTTTGTAGAATATCTGAATACGTATAAATTAACAACCCTGAAGGCATTAAACAAACGAATCACCAATAAAACCAAAAAGGGGGAAATATCGAACAGAAAAACAAAGCCACCTGACATCATAGATCGAAACGTATGTTTCTGCCCATCAGCAATATTGCCCGACGGATGAAGATGTCATAATATTCCAAACAGTAGGTTAAAAACCACTAATAATGACAAGTTGTGGTTAGCAACATGCAAAATAGTGCATATCACCCGAAAAAGAAAACATACCTGCGTACGGTCATATAAAAGGCATTTAAACGAAATAACATGTTCAAACGAATCCAAAAACTTCAGTGCTACCATGTTCCCAATCTTCTATTTTCTGGAGTCTGGACCATCATTATGCAGAGACTGCTAACAGACTAATACCCCATATAATACGGCTAACAAAGAGACTTCATGGCCAATAACTGCCAACCTGTCCATAGTTTCCCGTGCATTCACTCTTACAGGAACCTCGCATTGAGAAGGTAACAAACACATCTATATTAGTAGCTGGAGTATTATGATGCAAATAATTAGTTACTAGTGGTTGAAATCCATGTTGTGCGGTGTGGCCTAAATTGGCATGCCATACGATCAAgaaacagaaaataaaaaactctgGAGTTgtctttcatattaaaaaaaagtccaGTCCTTCACTTGCTAGCGCAGTGGTAGGACACCCGGAAGTTGGAGCGAGGGTCACAAGTTCGAATCTCATCTCGAGCATTATGGCTGGCCAGGTTTCTTGGCGGAGCGAGTTGAatttaccgggtggggcggGCGGGGGGAGGGAATCGGGTAGGCCCACGGTATTCAGTCCGGATACCCGTGGTCCGGCCCTTCACtgttctataaaaaaaatatataaaaaaaataagagtcTAATTCCAGTATATCTATTAAAACCAGTTTCATGTTCATATTTAGCAAAACAAGCACTtcctttatataaaaattttgattcAGTCTACCTTTAAAGCTAAATCCATATGATATCAAACAGTCCATTTATGGTCTATTTATCGAAGTTGATCACATGTACAAGGGTATAATTGTACCCCATAAAAACAGAACTTGCCTCATTACATATTTTAACCAGTCTTGTTTTAGCGCTAGTTCTATATGATATCGAGTCGTACATCTCATGTCAACTTGTTGCAAGAGAATTTTGTGACTACATAGATTCTTCTAGTAGGGAGGAATTCAAAAGCAACTGAAACTTTAGTAACATAAGCAACCCAAATAATAAAATGTCAAAACCACAAAAGATAGGAGAAGTCAAATGCAAATGCAGTCCCCACAACAAGAACAACCTACATACAGATGATCAACCCTCGAGTACAAGCCTAAAAGTACAAGAAAAAGTTGAAACACACATTTAGGTGCTCTAGTATGCGAATTCAAAAGTAATTGAATGGCTCAAAACATATGTAACCCCATTATTAAAAACACCAAAAACCACATAAAGTAAAAGAAGTCAAAAGCTAATGCAATCTTCACTACAAGAACCCTAAAACACACAATTAACggtcaagtacaagcctcaaagtacaagagaagcTGGAACGAGTGTTCAGGTGTTCTTGTAGTGGGGTATAAAAAAGCAACTGAACATTTTAAAAACGTATCCAACCACATTGTCAAGAAAACGTAAAAACCAGAGTAAGTAGGGGAAGTCAAAGGCTAAAGCAAGTTCAAGTACAAGAACCTGCATACACATAATCAAACCCTCAAAAgcacaagcctcaaagtactaGAGAGTTGAAACAAGTGTAAATCTGTGTTCTAGTAGTGGatgaaagcaattgaaaactTTATAAGCATATGTAAAACCAGTCCCCATTAGCAAAACATGAAAACCACATAAAATAAGGGGAATTCGAAAGTTAAAGCAATTCCCAGTACAAGAACCTGCATACACATGATCAAACCCTCAAgcacaagcctcaaagtactaGAGAGTTGAAAGAAGAGTAAACCTATGTTCCAGTAGTGGATAGATAATACAAAAGCAGTTGAAAACTTTATAAACATATGTAAAACCAACCTCCATTAGCAAAACATGAAAACCCATAAAATAAGGGGAATTCAAAAGCAGATGCAAACCCCTCTACAACAACAGTCTAGATACACACAATCAaccctcaagtacaagcctcaaagtacaagaaaaGTTGAAACGAGTGATTAAATGTTCTAGTAGTTGAGAACTGCAAATGGTGGATACCAAAACCAAATTAACAACCTGAAAGTGTTCGCTTCAGAGAATGTGAAGCGGGTGTGTAAGCCTTCTCATAGACGAGGATTATGGTTTGTTGAATGTAAGGTAGCACGTTTCCATATAAAATAGGACTTgccaaaatatgaaaataactATCATTATTATAGCAGGTATATGGTAATACTTAGTTAATATGAAGCATAAGACAATAACAATTTGTACCGAATTATATCCCAAGAAACAATTTTGAGGGCCTTAGTGACGTAAAGTATATAATTATACCAAGTATATCATCATGTTAAACCAATGTGAAATAGATTTcaaaaattctttaaaaaatctaatattatcttaataaagaaaagttaaaaaataataataataatcattcaaatgttgtaaaaaaaacaaatagatgTAGTAACGTACATGATGATTTTCGAATGAATCATGATAATATCTGAATCTTGAACTGGTATGAATTTACTTCTCCATTAAAGGATATGAAACAAACAAGTCGTGCAAGAAGAGACCCAAACCAACAATGCATAAAATCTGGAGTTAACAGAAAGTGTTTATCATTGAGAGAGTACAGCAATGAGTCCACTCCATGTAGAACTATAGAAGTacctaaaaaaaaagtaaaaaaccatAAAACTTAACGAGACTGGCAGTATATCGACAATAAACACACAGATTCTGCATTACCTCTCAAAGAAAAATCATCATGCAAGCAAATGACTGTCCATGGCATATACAAAATAGAAAATGTGTATTGTATATGTATCAATCTGtttttgaggaaaaaaaaatctcactTGAGAAGACAGCTGACATATATGTATCAATCGGtctttgaaacaaaaaaaaaaaaagtctcacTTGAGAAGACAGCTGACACAATTGTTGTAGATGTTAACTGATTGTACATTTGTATTGTATATGTATCAATCtgtctttgaaaaaaaaaaggatagaaAATGTGATAATCAGAAGCCTATGGTCCTAACTCCTTGGTCAGCCAACAAAAGTCCAGAGTATTCTGATATAATTTCGGGATcgtaaaataatcaaaacataacCACAATTAGACGAAGCAATGTACCATCGTAAAATAATCTACTGGTCTTACAGTTCAAATCAGAGAATCAATAATCATCCAGCTGCAAGATAATGAAAAGCTACCGTTTTTAATCCTGGAAAGAAACAAAAGTACCCATTGAATCTTACTCCACCCTATAGATACAACTACCACAACCCGGTCATGCTGCAAAATGTGACGTCATGAATTCTTTGGTTTTATGTTATCGTCCAATGAAGTCCCAAAATCCTTGAACCTGAAATTCCCTAATCCTAGTTATACTTTTGTGATTGAAAAATGAACATGGTtgaagaaataagaaaaagaaccTTTAAGCAGTAACAGATTACTTCCAATTTGAGTTTGATCATCAAAATCTTCAATGGCATTAATGGTATCCGCCTACCTGGTCTTAGTTTCTTGAACCTAAACTTACTTGATCACAAAAAGAATCGAACATACTATGAGCAAAAAAAAGGTAACAGTAAGAAAGTAATAGAAGCCTCGGCTTAACCTTATTGCTAGAGGGTACAGGAGCTGGTGGCTGGCCAGCAACCAACCATACATGCACGAAGCAACCATACCAATGGAACTGATGTTATCTGGTCATAACTTCTTGAACCTACAATCACTcgataacaaaaaataataatttatacaaCATTTATTGTATGCTTAAAACAGTAACTGTAAGAAGGAGCATGAACACTTACAGCAACGGGATGGCTAGGAAGTGATATAGCAGAACAGCAGGTGccattaatttttttgataacCAACCAAACCCTGCAAatgcaaataaaaataatctgACTACTCTGTATTGGGTAaagtacaaaataaaaaagtaaacaatCGACCAACAACAACCATCTTACTCCACCCTGGCCTCCTATGAAAGGAAAAACACGGGCCAGTCCGGCGTGACAAGACATTCATACGACCATCCCAGCATGACGACAATGCATGAATTATACCATACTAACAAAAAGGGGAAAATATGgtatagaaaaacaaaaatcatccGACGGCATAGATCCAATTGTATGTTTCTGTCCCGCAGCTATATAACCAAAGTGGTAAAGATGTCTTGGATTCCCAAACAGAAGGTTAAAAACCACTAATAATGAAAAGCTGTGGTTATGTTAAAATATAAGTGGCATGCAAAATAGTGTATGTCATAAGGAAAGAAAACATACCTGTGTATGGTCATATAAAGGTATTTAAACCAATACTTGGTTAGTGAAAAGGAAAGCATGCAATCTGTCTTCAAATTTTTTCATATAGGCAGATATAGAACTTCTTCGTTCTCCAATTCAACTCCAGTAGCATAATCAGACGAATCCACTATCTGCACTGCTACCATGTTCCCAATCCTCTATTTTCTGGACCATCATTATGAGACTGCTAACAGAGTTATCCCCTGTATGAACTGCTAACAAAGAAACTTCATGGCCAATAACTGCCAACCTGTCCATAGTTTCCCGTGCATGCACTCTTACAGGAACCTCGCATTGAGAAGGATCAGTAACAAAAACATCTATATTAGTAGCTGGAGTATTATGATGCAAATAATAACTAGTTACTAGTGGGTGAAATCCATGCTGTGCGGTGTGGCCTAAATTGGCATGCCATACGATCAAGACACAGAAAATAAAAACTCTCGAGGTGTCTttcatattataaaaaagtcCAATTccagtatatatattaaaaccaGTTTCATGTTCATATTTAGCAAAACAAGCACTtcctttatataaaattttgattcGGTCTACCTTTAAAGCTAAATCCATATGATATCA includes these proteins:
- the LOC122580572 gene encoding uncharacterized protein LOC122580572 isoform X1, producing MKMAPKRPRATKNEHEELAIQLYSPPIKRPEIAPAIPPVVVFAHGAGAPSTSEWMIRWRNLLAKALNPIEIVTFDYPYINGKRKAAPKPEKLVGFHTDVVKEAAAKYPEHPLILVGKSMGSRISCMVAAEIDILVSAIVCLGYPLKATNGVIRDETLLQLTVPIMFVQGGNDGFCPLASLEAVRKKLKAVNALHVIENGDHSFQIAKKNLELAGMTREEAEERAVEAVAMFVSQIRGEKVNKGSIITENSRCAASRMAKGILPQCVSRMDDHVGLHDAGVEQVKDIGKQACNLMKYCMIRNKDQFAKQPTRHARMRKSERILINKLKNPVYDKDGRGSTIDKPLNID
- the LOC122580572 gene encoding uncharacterized protein LOC122580572 isoform X2, whose amino-acid sequence is MKMAPKRPRATKNEHEELAIQLYSPPIKRPEIAPAIPPVVVFAHGAGAPSTSEWMIRWRNLLAKALNPIEIVTFDYPYINGKRKAAPKPEKLVGFHTDVVKEAAAKYPEHPLILVGKSMGSRISCMVAAEIDILVSAIVCLGYPLKATNGVIRDETLLQLTVPIMFVQGGNDGFCPLASLEAVRKKLKAVNALHVIENGDHSFQIAKKNLELAGMTREEAEERAVEAVAMFVSQIRGEKVNKGSIKNSRCAASRMAKGILPQCVSRMDDHVGLHDAGVEQVKDIGKQACNLMKYCMIRNKDQFAKQPTRHARMRKSERILINKLKNPVYDKDGRGSTIDKPLNID